Proteins encoded in a region of the Diadema setosum chromosome 7, eeDiaSeto1, whole genome shotgun sequence genome:
- the LOC140230852 gene encoding uncharacterized protein yields MFMVAKQPSPAMADGGLGTSSSRLCNKKSFEYKMSKKVAELTQVVHMLFSRNHEREVELEATKEAYEQEVSNVVADAKKRIEGLEQCLANEKKQAEADHARAMSDYDKKLQEQKKESDKLLLEVRDKNGKLVAEIGELKGTIVKLEEEVKRTKDQALKTHFSSKRQTADHSSYEDDKQDSRSQLLDSSPSVMANKGSVSPRLDGTADIAHINQLKEDLKVKEIETENLKHMVAMHVQTQRDNDAALVQLKKDLEKSESELKVRISQLIEDVTLANKAKEKAQQKNKTLETDLKSLKKSLERKRDAGNETKRRSNDVKTPRSSKAPSEVGSDAYEEVERLKREIRWYRMELSNREGNFNRMFAESNPIRLGGMATGPNLAPTRQRTDIPMKLPAGALTSRSDDVRSRAMSPPNRLPTLGMDGRQRDSTRTKYGHNSEGGKAKVSTVAREKHTPRGITSGYT; encoded by the exons ATGTTTATGGTTGCCAAACAACCCAGCCCAGCCATGGCGGACGGAGGGCTGGGTACGTCGTCCTCCCGACTTTGTAACAAGAAATCTTTCGAATATAAGATGTCAAAGAAAGTTGCGGAGCTTACACAGGTTGTGCACATGCTGTTTTCACGTAACCATGAGAGAGAAGTTGAGCTTGAAGCCACTAAAGAAGCTTACGAGCAAGAGGTTTCGAACGTGGTAGCGGACGCCAAGAAACGGATTGAAGGTCTCGAGCAGTGCTTGGCCAACGAGAAGAAGCAGGCAGAGGCGGACCACGCAAGAGCAATGAGTGACTACGACAAGAAGCTCcaagaacaaaagaaagaatctgACAAGCTTTTGTTGGAGGTCAGGGATAAGAACGGCAAGTTAGTGGCTGAAATCGGTGAGTTGAAAGGCACCATTGTCAAGCTGGAAGAGGAGGTGAAAAGGACTAAAGACCAAGCTTTGAAGACGCATTTCTCCTCAAAAAGACAAACTGCAGACCATTCGTCTTACGAAGACGACAAACAAGATAGCAGATCTCAATTGCTGGACTCCAGTCCCTCTGTCATGGCGAATAAAGGGAGTGTTTCTCCTAGACTTGATGGAACTGCAGACATTGCTCACATAAATCAACTAAAGGAAGACCTTAAAGTTAAAGAGATTGAAACAGAAAACCTGAAGCATATGGTGGCTATGCATGTCCAAACTCAGAGGGATAATGATGCAGCACTTGTACAATTAAAGAAGGATCTTGAGAAGTCAGAGAGTGAACTGAAGGTCAGAATTAGCCAACTTATAGAAGATGTGACCCTAGCAAATAAAGCCAAGGAAAAAGCACAGCAGAAAAACAAGACATTGGAAACAGACCTGAAAAGCTTGAAAAAATCTCTAGAACGCAAGAGAGATGCAGGAAATGAGACTAAGCGAAGAAGTAATGATGTCAAGACGCCAAGGTCATCAAAAGCTCCATCTGAAGTTGGCAGC GATGCCTATGAAGAAGTAGAGAGGTTGAAGAGAGAGATTCGATGGTACCGAATGGAGCTAAGTAACCGAGAAGGGAATTTCAACCGAATGTTTGCAGAGTCCAATCCCATCAGGCTGGGTGGCATGGCAACAGGACCAAACCTTGCCCCAACAAGGCAAAGAACAGACATCCCTATGAAG CTGCCGGCTGGAGCACTGACATCTCGTTCAGACGATGTGCGAAGCAGAGCGATGTCTCCCCCGAACAGACTCCCTACACTAGGCATGGATGGTAGGCAGAGAGACTCAACAAGGACTAAGTATGGTCACAACTCAGAAGGGGGCAAAGCCAAAGTGTCTACTGTTGCCAGGGAGAAGCACACTCCAAGGGGCATCACAAGTGGATATACCTGA